The following are encoded in a window of Brevibacillus ruminantium genomic DNA:
- a CDS encoding iron-containing alcohol dehydrogenase, translated as MNNFIYHNPTELLFGKGQLSHLTEKARQLGTSVLLVYGGGSIKRSGLYDKVVGLLQEAGCRVHELSGVEPNPRLSTVKKGIEICRQENVEWILAVGGGSVIDAAKAVAVGVPYEGDVWDFYLRTAVPEAALPLGTVLTLAATGSEMNRSSVVTNWETQEKLGASTTFPTFSILDPEHTFTVPRDQTIYGICDMMSHVFEQYFSHTEEIALQTRFAESILKTVIETAERVLANPEDYDARATILYCGTMALNGTLPVGVETDWATHKIEHAVSAVYDIPHGGGLAIIFPKWMRYVYRENVSRFKRFAVEVWGVDPSGKSEEEIALAGIEATEAFFARIGAPTRLADYKIGEEKLPVMAEKATPFGPIGSFKQLTSADVAEILRMCL; from the coding sequence ATGAACAATTTCATTTATCATAATCCCACTGAATTGCTCTTTGGAAAGGGACAATTGTCCCATTTGACAGAGAAAGCGCGGCAGCTCGGAACTTCGGTGCTGCTGGTATACGGGGGAGGGAGCATCAAACGATCGGGGCTTTACGACAAAGTCGTCGGCTTGCTGCAGGAGGCTGGATGCCGAGTGCATGAGCTTTCCGGTGTGGAGCCCAATCCGCGTCTCTCGACGGTGAAAAAGGGGATCGAGATCTGCCGTCAGGAAAATGTGGAGTGGATTTTGGCCGTGGGTGGAGGAAGCGTGATTGACGCGGCCAAAGCAGTAGCTGTGGGCGTGCCGTATGAAGGCGACGTCTGGGATTTTTACCTGCGTACAGCCGTTCCTGAGGCAGCATTGCCGCTCGGAACCGTGCTGACACTGGCAGCAACCGGCTCAGAGATGAACCGCAGCAGCGTTGTGACGAATTGGGAGACGCAAGAGAAGCTGGGCGCCAGTACCACATTTCCCACCTTTTCGATTCTGGACCCGGAGCACACCTTCACCGTTCCCCGCGATCAAACGATTTATGGAATCTGCGATATGATGTCACACGTCTTTGAGCAGTATTTTAGCCATACAGAGGAGATCGCGCTGCAGACACGGTTTGCCGAATCGATTCTGAAAACCGTGATCGAAACGGCTGAACGGGTCCTGGCAAACCCCGAGGACTACGACGCTCGTGCTACGATCCTGTACTGCGGCACGATGGCTTTGAACGGAACCCTGCCCGTCGGTGTCGAAACAGACTGGGCCACCCACAAAATCGAGCACGCCGTAAGTGCCGTCTACGATATCCCGCATGGCGGCGGTCTGGCAATCATATTCCCCAAATGGATGCGCTATGTCTACCGTGAAAATGTGAGCCGGTTTAAGCGCTTTGCCGTAGAGGTATGGGGTGTCGACCCGTCAGGAAAATCGGAGGAAGAGATCGCTCTGGCCGGAATTGAAGCGACGGAGGCCTTCTTCGCCCGAATCGGTGCGCCGACCCGCTTGGCGGATTACAAAATCGGCGAGGAAAAACTGCCAGTAATGGCGGAAAAGGCTACGCCCTTTGGGCCGATTGGAAGCTTTAAGCAGCTGACCAGTGCAGATGTGGCGGAGATTTTGCGGATGTGTTTGTAG
- the ftsE gene encoding cell division ATP-binding protein FtsE has product MIEMFDVWKTYPNGTNALKGINIRIEKGEFVYVVGPSGAGKSTFIKLMYREEKPTKGQIFLGGFNVSRIKERQIPTVRRSIGVVFQDFKLLPTLSVFENVAFAMEVIEASPKQIKPRVMDVLGLVKLKHKAKMLPRELSGGEQQRVALARALVNNPGIIIADEPTGNLDPETSWEIMKLFEEINQRGTTVVMATHNREIVNTMRKRVIAIEAGQIARDEQRGEYGYED; this is encoded by the coding sequence TTGATCGAGATGTTTGACGTATGGAAGACTTATCCCAATGGTACCAATGCCCTCAAAGGGATTAATATTCGCATCGAAAAAGGTGAATTTGTATACGTGGTCGGCCCGAGCGGTGCAGGAAAGTCCACGTTTATCAAACTGATGTACCGCGAAGAAAAGCCGACCAAGGGACAGATTTTTCTCGGCGGCTTCAATGTCAGCCGCATCAAGGAGCGCCAAATCCCGACCGTGCGCCGAAGCATCGGCGTAGTCTTCCAGGATTTTAAACTGCTCCCGACCTTGAGTGTGTTTGAAAATGTAGCATTTGCGATGGAAGTGATCGAGGCTTCTCCCAAGCAGATCAAACCGCGAGTCATGGATGTGCTGGGACTCGTCAAGCTGAAGCACAAGGCGAAAATGCTGCCGAGAGAGTTGTCCGGCGGAGAACAGCAGCGCGTTGCATTGGCGCGGGCGCTGGTGAACAATCCCGGCATCATCATCGCGGATGAGCCGACCGGTAACCTCGACCCCGAGACATCCTGGGAAATCATGAAGCTGTTTGAGGAAATCAATCAGCGGGGGACGACGGTCGTCATGGCTACTCACAACAGAGAAATCGTAAACACCATGAGAAAGCGGGTTATTGCCATCGAGGCGGGACAGATTGCCCGTGACGAACAGAGAGGGGAATACGGTTATGAAGATTAG
- a CDS encoding murein hydrolase activator EnvC family protein — MRKKILLSILATGLLTASVAPITVSWAASQSSLDKINQELKAIQQKRNAQKKQVTETENKIASVKKQKKDLENELMAIDLRRNETQNKLDKLEAEMEVTKVKAAEAQDHLDEAKDRVAKRDSLLRTRVRVMYERGNVSYLDVLLGSSDFGDFLTRVQGLKLILEQDTKILEDNKRDKDTIEQKKNEIDHQLTVYAGMYEDAENLKAELDKQYKRSAVVKAELQKQEVELNESLEEYGQQLFALVKQEEAKYAEKVRLLSASSNGYKGGRLGLPIDDGLFRWSSGFGVRKDPFTGKSAGHNGVDMAAPKSTPIKAAESGYVVFAGYYGGFGNAVMIKHSPQITTLYGHIREGGIKVSVGQKVEKGQKIAEVGSTGRSTGNHLHFTVYQNEVAVDPMPFLR; from the coding sequence ATGAGGAAGAAGATACTGTTATCCATTCTGGCGACCGGTCTGTTGACCGCGTCCGTGGCACCAATCACTGTTAGCTGGGCAGCCAGCCAGTCATCCCTAGACAAAATCAACCAGGAATTAAAGGCGATTCAGCAGAAAAGAAATGCGCAAAAGAAACAGGTAACAGAGACGGAGAATAAGATTGCATCTGTAAAAAAGCAGAAAAAGGATCTGGAAAATGAGCTGATGGCGATCGATCTTCGCCGCAACGAAACCCAAAACAAGCTGGACAAGCTTGAAGCGGAGATGGAAGTCACCAAGGTAAAGGCAGCGGAAGCGCAGGATCATCTGGATGAAGCGAAGGACCGCGTCGCCAAACGTGACAGTTTGCTTCGAACCAGGGTAAGAGTGATGTATGAGCGCGGCAATGTCTCGTATCTCGATGTGCTGCTCGGCTCCTCCGATTTCGGCGATTTCCTCACGCGCGTTCAAGGCTTGAAGCTGATTTTGGAGCAGGATACCAAAATTTTGGAAGATAATAAGCGCGACAAGGATACGATAGAACAGAAGAAGAATGAAATTGATCATCAATTGACCGTCTATGCGGGGATGTACGAAGATGCGGAAAATCTGAAAGCAGAATTGGACAAGCAGTACAAGCGAAGCGCCGTCGTGAAGGCGGAGCTGCAGAAGCAGGAAGTGGAGTTGAATGAAAGCCTGGAAGAATACGGACAGCAATTATTTGCTCTTGTCAAACAGGAAGAGGCCAAGTACGCTGAAAAGGTACGTTTGCTCAGTGCCAGCAGCAACGGTTACAAAGGCGGACGCCTGGGATTGCCGATAGACGACGGCCTTTTCCGCTGGTCTTCCGGTTTCGGTGTCCGCAAAGACCCGTTTACCGGTAAATCTGCTGGGCATAATGGAGTAGACATGGCAGCGCCAAAATCAACCCCGATTAAAGCGGCAGAATCGGGATACGTGGTTTTCGCCGGATACTACGGAGGCTTCGGCAACGCGGTGATGATCAAACACAGTCCGCAAATCACCACGCTATACGGCCATATCCGTGAGGGTGGCATCAAGGTTTCCGTGGGACAAAAAGTGGAGAAAGGCCAAAAGATTGCAGAGGTCGGCTCCACCGGCCGCTCGACCGGAAATCATCTGCACTTTACCGTATATCAAAATGAAGTGGCTGTAGATCCGATGCCGTTCCTGCGCTAG
- the ftsX gene encoding permease-like cell division protein FtsX, giving the protein MKIRTLGRHAREGVKNLVRNGWMTFASISAVTITLLILGVFLVLAMNVNFFAQNVEKQVEIRAFIDTLATKENITSLEQKIKAIPKVASVQFIPKDEGLKQFKESMGDKAYLFEGLEKGNPLPDTFVIRTKQPQDTAQAADEVKKLELISSVTYGEGTVEKLFAATGAVRNVGIGFIIGLGFTAMFLIANTIKLTIVARRREIEIMKLVGATNWFIRWPFFVEGLLMGIVGALIPIVLLIVSYHYVVKAINESMIASQLFQLLPLFPLVYQVSLALLAIGAFIGIWGSLVSVRRFLRV; this is encoded by the coding sequence ATGAAGATTAGAACGCTGGGCCGTCACGCCCGTGAAGGGGTCAAAAACCTCGTCCGGAACGGTTGGATGACCTTTGCTTCCATCAGCGCCGTGACCATTACTCTGTTAATCCTCGGTGTTTTTCTGGTTTTGGCCATGAACGTCAATTTCTTCGCACAAAACGTCGAAAAGCAGGTGGAGATTCGCGCCTTTATCGACACGCTGGCGACAAAAGAGAATATTACTTCTTTGGAACAAAAGATTAAGGCGATTCCCAAGGTAGCCTCTGTTCAGTTTATTCCCAAAGATGAAGGGCTGAAGCAATTTAAGGAGAGTATGGGGGATAAAGCCTATCTGTTTGAAGGATTAGAGAAGGGAAATCCGTTGCCTGATACTTTTGTCATCCGGACCAAACAGCCGCAGGACACGGCACAGGCTGCCGATGAAGTTAAAAAGCTCGAACTGATCAGCAGCGTCACCTACGGTGAGGGAACGGTAGAAAAGCTGTTTGCGGCAACCGGCGCGGTTCGCAACGTAGGGATCGGCTTTATCATCGGTCTTGGCTTTACGGCGATGTTCCTGATTGCCAATACGATCAAACTGACGATCGTAGCCCGCCGCCGGGAGATTGAAATCATGAAGCTGGTAGGCGCCACCAACTGGTTTATCCGTTGGCCGTTTTTTGTCGAAGGCTTGCTGATGGGGATTGTCGGTGCGTTGATTCCCATCGTTCTGCTGATTGTCAGCTACCACTATGTGGTCAAAGCGATCAATGAAAGCATGATCGCCTCTCAATTATTCCAACTGTTGCCGCTGTTCCCACTCGTGTACCAAGTGTCCCTCGCCTTGCTGGCGATTGGCGCTTTTATCGGGATCTGGGGCAGTCTGGTGTCCGTACGCCGCTTCTTGCGGGTGTAA
- a CDS encoding aKG-HExxH-type peptide beta-hydroxylase — MWKEILHPVFIFWLSQRWQPVVTAGDQEGIKKEQYELNRFLLIPLLRRKLLLPSMSFLLDDRAELRFLGHPYFLRFHVRYANQPLEMTFHNNTISLSVNELVKELSMDHLIPASYEEQNTPYPDFICRKMDLLDGYVELDSSDRLIREYLAHESNQLLKDNGSDSPVLPPYERYSLLDYWYFKGSLDIIRNYWIEMYKEIIGHLRLISLLDTDAIGGGTISSFQGAIFLQYRTNDQLYTVENIIHEASHNRLNQLLEVDSLFLNPQNELFRSPWRKDPRPISGIYHGAYVFTRVAFWYDRLQEVHPYPEIHERLQSVIDDLFDALSTLKQHGRFTEIGASLLEEMLLYYSQISKKNSRLTTFST; from the coding sequence TTGTGGAAAGAAATTCTCCATCCCGTTTTTATCTTTTGGCTATCTCAGAGGTGGCAGCCAGTCGTTACGGCAGGTGACCAAGAGGGGATTAAAAAAGAACAATACGAATTGAATAGGTTTTTGTTGATCCCTTTGCTTCGAAGAAAGCTATTGTTACCTAGCATGAGTTTTCTATTAGATGACCGCGCCGAGTTGCGGTTTCTTGGCCATCCCTATTTTCTTAGATTTCATGTGCGGTATGCTAACCAACCCTTGGAGATGACTTTTCACAACAATACCATATCTTTAAGTGTTAATGAGTTGGTTAAAGAACTATCAATGGATCACTTGATTCCCGCTTCATACGAAGAACAAAACACACCGTATCCTGATTTTATTTGTAGGAAAATGGATTTGTTAGACGGGTACGTCGAATTAGATTCATCGGATAGATTAATACGAGAATATTTAGCACATGAATCCAATCAGTTGTTAAAGGATAATGGGAGCGATTCCCCCGTTCTTCCTCCTTATGAAAGATATAGCTTATTAGATTACTGGTATTTTAAAGGCTCACTAGATATTATTAGAAATTACTGGATAGAGATGTACAAGGAAATTATCGGACACCTCAGGCTAATCAGTCTACTTGACACAGATGCTATCGGAGGTGGGACAATATCATCCTTTCAAGGAGCTATCTTCTTACAATACCGTACAAATGATCAACTTTACACGGTTGAAAATATCATTCATGAAGCGAGTCACAACCGATTAAATCAGCTCTTGGAAGTTGATTCCCTATTTTTAAATCCACAAAATGAGCTTTTTCGTTCCCCCTGGAGAAAAGATCCAAGACCCATTAGCGGTATTTATCACGGGGCCTATGTATTTACTCGCGTTGCTTTTTGGTATGATCGTTTACAGGAAGTTCATCCTTATCCGGAGATACATGAAAGATTGCAATCGGTCATCGATGATTTGTTTGATGCACTGTCTACTTTAAAACAACATGGGAGATTCACAGAAATAGGTGCCAGCTTGTTGGAGGAAATGCTGCTATACTATAGTCAAATTTCTAAAAAGAACTCCAGACTTACCACCTTTAGCACTTAA
- a CDS encoding S41 family peptidase, giving the protein MKWNGRSVFALVLVSMVASSFLTMGLLKTSASTGNAPAITAAAGSLFSGGQQEYPKEFKKLLDAFSAIKQEYIQDVTTDQLVEGAIGGMVGSLKDPYSDYMDPSSAQEFNSTLHSTFQGIGTEVTMQNGRVTVVSPFKGSPAERAGLRPNDQIVSVNGESLEGLDLHQAVTKIRGPKGSKAVLQIIRPGVPEPLTIVCIRDDIPIETVTSHVMEKNGVKVGVINLTQFSSETAKHFADQLADLEKQGIGGLLIDVRGNPGGYLLAVKEIGETLIPNKGKIVEIEYGSANKQREEYFSKLDAAKPYPIAVLINGGSASASEILAGALSESGGYKLIGEKSFGKGTVQSTMEMADKSQLKLTIAKWLTPKGNWIHEKGIEPDVKVEQPAYFNATQLPADKVLGKDMAGNDVKNLQLILTGLNLPTGRDDGYFDEKTEQAVKNFQTAHKLPTTGVVDQATRTAMEDSLREEMRKPENDLQLQKALEVVAQQAKAK; this is encoded by the coding sequence ATGAAATGGAATGGACGTTCCGTATTTGCCCTCGTGCTCGTTTCCATGGTAGCCAGCAGTTTTTTGACCATGGGATTGCTAAAAACATCTGCCAGCACAGGTAACGCACCTGCTATTACGGCTGCGGCAGGTTCTTTGTTTAGTGGGGGCCAACAAGAGTACCCGAAGGAATTTAAAAAACTGCTTGATGCTTTCTCTGCCATCAAGCAAGAGTACATTCAAGACGTAACGACAGACCAGTTGGTGGAAGGAGCCATCGGCGGCATGGTGGGCTCGCTGAAAGATCCGTACAGCGACTACATGGACCCGAGCTCAGCGCAAGAATTCAATTCGACCCTGCACTCCACCTTCCAGGGGATCGGGACAGAAGTGACGATGCAAAACGGACGTGTGACCGTGGTTTCACCCTTCAAGGGTTCCCCGGCCGAACGTGCGGGCTTGCGTCCCAATGACCAGATTGTCAGTGTAAACGGAGAGTCGCTCGAAGGGCTGGACCTCCACCAGGCCGTCACCAAGATCCGCGGACCCAAAGGAAGCAAGGCCGTCCTGCAAATCATCAGGCCGGGTGTCCCGGAACCTTTGACCATTGTCTGCATTCGTGACGATATTCCGATTGAAACAGTGACCAGCCATGTGATGGAGAAAAATGGAGTAAAAGTCGGTGTGATCAACCTGACACAATTCTCCTCGGAAACGGCGAAGCATTTTGCAGACCAACTGGCAGATCTGGAGAAACAGGGAATTGGCGGTTTGCTGATCGATGTTCGAGGCAATCCAGGCGGTTATCTGTTGGCTGTAAAAGAAATCGGTGAGACACTGATACCGAACAAGGGAAAAATTGTAGAAATCGAGTACGGTTCAGCCAACAAGCAGCGTGAAGAATACTTCTCCAAGCTGGACGCGGCCAAACCGTATCCAATCGCTGTACTGATCAATGGCGGCAGCGCGAGTGCGTCCGAGATTCTCGCCGGAGCCTTGAGCGAAAGCGGCGGCTACAAACTGATTGGGGAAAAATCCTTTGGTAAAGGCACCGTGCAAAGCACCATGGAGATGGCGGATAAGAGTCAACTGAAGCTGACCATTGCCAAATGGCTCACGCCGAAAGGAAACTGGATTCACGAAAAAGGCATCGAACCGGATGTCAAGGTAGAACAACCGGCATACTTTAATGCTACACAGCTTCCGGCAGACAAGGTGCTGGGCAAAGACATGGCAGGCAATGATGTGAAAAACCTGCAGTTGATCCTGACAGGTCTGAACCTGCCAACCGGTCGTGATGATGGATACTTTGACGAGAAAACGGAGCAGGCCGTAAAGAATTTCCAGACGGCTCACAAGCTGCCGACTACCGGTGTGGTGGATCAGGCGACACGGACGGCTATGGAAGACAGCCTGCGTGAGGAAATGCGCAAACCGGAAAACGATCTCCAGCTGCAAAAAGCACTTGAGGTTGTGGCCCAGCAGGCAAAAGCAAAATAA